The Diorhabda carinulata isolate Delta chromosome 4, icDioCari1.1, whole genome shotgun sequence genomic interval ATCCTATTCAACTCATATATCCTTTGTATTGACTATAATTACCTATTTGTTCTCTTTAAAAAAGCAAGGAATGATAATATCTACCAATTCCATATATTGCACACCAAAAAATGTATAGATTACTCAGGAAGGTCTTTCAGGCTCCAATATCGCTGTTAGAAGGGTTCATAGAAATTTTTTCACGTAATATAAGTTTTTACAACTTTGTTAATTTGTTTAGATGAATATTCAATTCCCACAAATAATTCATAGTCGTTCAAAGACTGAAAAACCACTGttcttaatttttctatacTTTTAGACCGCGTAACTATTCTGGAAGTTTTATTTCGCACATTCCCGATGTTCCTGAATACGTCTACTTcgaaaaaactcaattttagatCAAAAAATGACTTGTAGAAGTAATATTGTAGAGTAAATAACAGATGGAcatagaaaaaatcttttattttgatagaCTTAGTAGTATGATTTGTCTCCACCCTCAAAATATGCTTCAATTTCGGGTAAAACATCTTCATCGGCGCCAGTGAGTGTTCTCTTGAGATTTTATAAGGAAAAGTCGCTAGAGACCATATCTGGAGAAGAGGTGGATGCAATTCGAAACCTAATTGATGTGATTGTGAGTTCGCGCTGCACCTACTTTTGCATACCCAAATAATCACTCATTATATGTCCAACAAGTTCCTTTGGCGACATCTTTAAGGTCTCGGTAGTCGGTGACGTTCTCTGCATGCTTCGTCTTTGGTTCTCATTTCGCCTGGTTTAAACTAATCAAACCACTTCTCAACGGTTGATTATCCCGAAAGAAAGTCCGAGTAAAACCAATCCTTGGCTTTAATAGTTTTGTTTGTCAAAAAGCAATGTTTCATTAGCATACGAAATTCCTTTTTTTCAAAGTGATAAAAGTTGCTTCACTCAAAATGGTATAACTCACAAAGTATTAGTACGACAACTGTCAAAATTATGCTTATGCCTTTCGAAGGTTAAGACTAACTGAAAATAACATAGTTTCACTTCCAATAGTACCATATTTGTGTAAACTTGTGAAATATTCAGCCCACCTAATATACCGAGTCAGTGACGGGCGATTGGTTTTGACAAAGATATTTCGAAActatcataatatattttttattcatattattaataagaTTTTAGATTTTCTCTTCACTATGCAAAAACCTatgtgaataataaaaatctggACAGGTAAATCATATATCTAAACACTGTATTTTGTTTCCAAAGTAATATTTCAAAGGTCATTATTTTCCACAACTTTTCCAGaaatggaaacaatttaatagaaaaatgacTATGTTTCTGATGACCAATGCCCCccaatatttacatatttatgaaatacgAAGACGATTGTTTCTTTTCTTTCGCAAAAACCAATAAAAGAAACCGAGAAAAAGTTATGTGAACATTATCCTGAAGGTTTCAAAAGTAGCCATATTTAAAAGTCACTCTTCCATCAAACCGCCCTCGTACACATAGTAGATAGCAAGAAACGTCGAATCAAGTTAATGATGAAATATTCTCATGGTATTCTCATCGATTTAAATCAGTGGTACTACCAGGAAGAGAAATTCTCTCTATTTCTGATTTGAGAGTTGCTATTAGAGATAATGCGGGATCGTTGGGACTGAATTTCCCTTCTGCTAATACATGATCAACGTTAACCCTTGGATATGGATTAATTATTCCAGCACTTAATGGTCTGACTAAAGGAGATGGCGCTGTACTAGACCAAGCTCCTTTAGGGCCCGTTGGAGGCTGATCAACTTTCCTAGGATCGGTCGTTCTAGGGCGCGGTTTAGGAGGAGGCGCTTTCAAATCATCTGTTGATCTAAAAACCAATAAATTTCTTGTACTTTCATGTTCTATATTTACATCTGCacactgttaaaaaaaattttacctatCAACTGCCGAACGACTCTTTATCTCCGTGGTAGCTCTAGAGGTAACGTCAAATCTCTTCTGTTCAACTGGACTTGTTCTTCTACTGCCGAATAAACTGAAAGTATCGTCGAGGAGGTCGTGAAATCTCTTCCTCATTTTAGTTAAGTTAGTGGAAGTGTTAATATCGTTTATTCCTTCGTCCACACTTACACCTAAATTTGAGAGAGAAAAATACGCGACatgtaaaatattcaaaaacatttcaCTAATATCTGGTATATCAGATTCGAATGGAGGTCCATGTTAGAACTGACATTAGGAGATAAAATCCAAAGCAAAGAACTGCACAGAATGGCGTCCCAGGGATGACGCCTACAGAAACAGAGGACGACCATCTACGGACGATTTGACAAGGATCCAAGATGTCCAAGACCGATCAAAATGGTCTAGGTTAAGAGACGAAATCACTGCTGAGCATAGTAGTGACTGAGACAGGCTGCTAAATGATTTGAGTCCTTCATGACTGCCGCCTTACGAAGTGCTAAACTAAGCAAGCGGCATGAACTTGTACGACCCCCCCCCCATTCAACTGTCTTCcaattattacaatataaatagAAGAGAAACATGGTAACTGGTAGatgaaataaagtgaaaagaGATCTAGAAAGATATGTTAGAAAATGTGTCaacgattttttgaaaagaaataaaggAGAATAAAGGAAATAATCATACCAGATAACCACCAAACTTATGAAAACAACTTACCgtgattcattttttctttgtgcATGGTCCAAACAATAGGTCCAATAACACCGGGGTCTTCAACGGCTCCGAGACTTCCATGTCTCGTCAAAccgaattttttataaatttcgtcGTCCTGATCTTTAAAATCGTCATCAGGTATATCTAAATGATGTATACTGACTGGTTCCAAAACTTTATTGAGAGGTTCCGGGATACTACCTCtgaaatatagaatatttttaattgtacaaaaattaaaaaacggcTTTCAGCTGGCTGGTATTACaaaaagacaaatgacagaaTTGCCAGGACGACGTTCTTTAATAGTAAAAAGAAGCAAACATTTAAAATCTCCAGAATCTTTACAAAGACTTGGTATccattaaatatcaatttaagaTGATGAACCATGTTAAAAGatactttttaaattgatatattaCCCAATAATGATCATTGTCCAGAGTGGGGCTGGTCTACAGTGATTTTTTAGGCTGCTTTGTTTTTGTTccgttttttattattccaaaatttaagTGACCAATTTGAAGCTGCAAAAAGATGACTCTATGGGTCAAACTTGAGTGTATGATTTGAAAATGGCAATGGGATAGATGACGAGAATTAACAGTCAGAATCGAAAAAATTTAGCAGCTATCAGTAAGTGGTGGATTATCATGGAGTTCCGTCCAAAGaattggaatgaaaatagtTGCTTTCTCGGGCTCTGACTGACAATCCAAGGGAATATTCAGTTGGAACATGTCGTGTTTCGAGATAACAACTTAAAACTAATCCAATTTTTTATGCTAAAGGCGCATTGCTTGAAGAGTTTGCTCCCCCAGGGCAAAGTTACAATCTAACCATTTATTTGGAAGTGATTATGCAATcgtgttatttaaaaaatactcgATTTATGGCAAACAAGGGACTGGTTGTTTCTCCTTGATAATTCCCCTACAAAAGCATTCGTCTCCGTTCAACAGTTTTTGGTTTACTAGGCTGCTCCTCGTAGTTAATTTGCTTCACCTAGTATTGTGTGATATCTTTCCATTTTCACGCATCGAAAAAAGGCATGAAAGCACTCTAATTCCACAATATTGATGGGGTCGAAAAAAAAAGCAATTAAGCAGCAGTTGTTTCTAAAGATGATCACAAGAACTGTTTCAAACAGAGCCAATGGGACTCTAATTCCACAGCAATGAAGAGGCCAAGAAACAACGATGAAGGAGCGGACGTTTCTAAAGATGATCACAAGAACTGTTTCGAACAGAGCCAATGGGACATATATATTGGTTGTAAtggaaagatttttttttcaaataataccgCTTATTATTGCACTCTCCttgttatatatattatttgctCTCACTCAACTAACGAGTTTTTCAACAAATTGTATTTGATAGTAATATTATATTCTAATAAGATAGTTTTGAGTGTTACTTCACTGTTTACCTCGGAAAAGATTTTACTGACGGCATGGATAAATATGATTTTGGACTGACTACACCTGGTTCGAAATTTCCTCCGAAATCGGTATCCGGTGAATCTTTTCTACTACTATCGGAATCGAAAACTTCCATAGGAAATTTTCTGATACCCATTGGTGCAGTTCTGTTAAGAGCAGCTTTCGGTCTTGGTGGTTTTTTCGGCGGAGTTCGACGCTGTTTTTTAATGGCCATTAAAGGAGAAATATCCAAACTTCCCGAACTACAAAAATACTTTCATTCTGATCATTAATCATGGTACATTTTATTGATTACCTTGTTGAAACGGAACTGATTGAACTTCCTGGTCTGCTTCCGGTCGTCACATTTCTTGTAGTATCGTTGCTGTATCTGATATAAGTAGGCGATTGTTTCTTCACATCTCCAACGAATCCTTTATTATCACGGCTAACTCCTCTTTCGAAAATATGCTGTCTATTTTCCACTCCAATACTAGTCGGTGTACCTACtctcttctttttcttcgaGCAGCCCAAAATAAAAGCTAATGTCAAGAGGAACACCAGAAAAACCGCTATCGAGATTCCAATTACCATCCAAGTGTTTTTGGCGCCGGAAAGACCTTGTGGCTCACTGGGCTTAAGATACGCTGAAATAGctcttaatttatatttttcataatttatggAGATCAAAGAACaaagtaaaataaagtttaaccATCAGCTTTAGTTGGGGTTAAGGTGCTTTTCGTGATAATCACTAGGACGTCGAGCCTATCATAACATAGCTACTTTCGAGGAAATCTTTTGAGAACTAGGATACAACAGTAGAATAGAGCCCCTATTGTTGTATTCTAGTTTTTTGAATGACGTAAAGGAAGTTAAAGAGCATTTTTTTATGGAGCCGGGTCTACTGCAATTTGTAGTTTGAAGAAATTGGCTTAacacaaattataaaacattagTAGTACTTTGTAAACGTATACAACctataaaaatagaatgaatGCTACGTACGCTCTGCTTTGATTAGAAATGGATAACCCAATTCCTTCCTAACCTCTTCGTCTGTTAACAAATGCATATCGTTAGCGGCTATAACAGCAGACACAGGTTTACCATCCAGAGACACATGGTAAAGAACCTCTATTGTATTCAAATCAGTTCTATTCACTTGATGAATATAAACATTAACCAATTTTCCATTTGTTTGACGTTTAGCTCTTCCGTTTCTTATGCCTAAGTGCTTCTCTTGCTGTCTACAGTACGAaatattcttgttttttatattctagATGGATTAAAAGACATAACTAACCTTTGAAAGGCGGTTTTGTATAGTTTAGCTAAGCTATTTTTGAGCTCTACAATCACAGGGTCTTTTCCATCACTTTTTAATACTGTTAATAACCAGAATTGTCTATCGGCATCGAAAAAATCTTCTTCGCTGCTATCAATGTCGCTATAATTTGTATATGTTGGAGTAGGCTTTATTTCACTTTCAGGTACACGTGAAGATGTGGTACAATCAATTGAACATTTTGTGGTGTTTGTTTTGGAactctaaaattattttaatataatgtaTATCCcacataatttttgagtttaaaaATAGGTTGTTGTCGTGACATCGGTTAACATTAAAATGCTAGAAATGCCGAAAACTTTGTAACCATACAAGGAAGCTTATCCGTAAAATTCGAAACCAACAAAGGCTTGAAACAGAGTTGTTTGATTTTCTACTGACTTAGTACTCATAACCagaacaaaacagaaactacaaaaaatgtttttactatttgaaaaaccaaatttttaagCTGCATCCGATTAAAAATCGTAACAAAGCAAAACAAGGAGTTCCGGTTCGATAGAATACAGGAGTTTGAATATCTGGGAGTGACGTTAAGAGGTCCAGGAGACGAAATTAGCGAAATCGACAAAAGATTGACAAGGGGCAAACTTATTAAGATCCAAAGATATCTCAAAGGGTAGCGAAGCTTTGGGCAGTTATGCAACCTATGGTGTTATATGGTAGCGAATGCTGGGTCACCCAGATCGGTTACACTTTCAGTAAGTGCAAAATGACTACGTTGGTTGGGACATATATGTGGGGGAAAAAAGCCTACACAAGTTGAGAAGGTgcataaagaagaagaaggcgTCCACGTTGAAAACGGCTAGAAGCATGTAAGGAAGACTGCAATGCAGCCGTGAACAAAAGGAGTTGTAGTAAAGTATTAAAGAGACTTCAAGCCATAGGCCTTTCAGGCTTGCTGTGCtgttctatatatatatattagttagaaataagaaaaagcaTTTATAATTCAGTTGGACAGATCTCTAAACATGACATAGTTCACTTTTTTTAGAACCAAAATATTTCACGCAGAAGCCGAATGTGAAGAAGGAAAACTTTTATCCTAGAAAGATCAGGAAGACAGAGTCGggattttcgttaaaaaattagTGCTTGAAAGAGTAGGTATCGGGGGATTTAGCGAGAAATGGTCAAAAATACCGAAAACGACGGAAATCTGAATATATTCTAAGAGTCATTGCCAAATTGGAAAGCAAAAAGGAAACGATGTTTTTTATACGcacaataaaaatttcgtcaaaagGGATATCCAAAGTAACAGAGGCAAATTCTGAAAGGAATATCAACAACTGcttcattaaattatttgattttgtacGTTACCATCAAGTTGGAATGGGATAATGTTTTGGCCGGACTTAGCGTCCTGCCATTATGAAAGGACAACTCAAAATTGAATATACCAAAAGCCTGTCCAATTTaagatttttgattaattttatgtagCCAAGTTCATGATGGAGATCGACAAGCCGAAAGTAAGGAAACAATTAAGACGGAGAATTTTTAGAGAAATACGATTAGATATTCAAGTCTTCTTAGACCTAATTAGAGATGCTCACAGGTAATTACGGGTCCCTCCATTTAGTTATTAACTTTGTTCGTTGCTATGCCGTTAATTATGGCAAAACTATCAAGACATACGTTGacaatttgatataatatagtAGCGATTAAGTAGTCAATTAATTTGACAGtatattttggtttattattTCAGAAAgtttagataaaattttgaataagttGTTTCACAATTTTGTGCGTTAAAGAGTTAAAACTACGTACTATTTCCGAAgactatttatttgtttaaatatatattttgtttgaattctTCATTTCTAGTGTTTCCGTCTAAGGTTTACAATATAATCAACATTGTCAAAGAGAAGAAACACAATCTATTatttacttttcttattttcaaagtaCC includes:
- the LOC130893210 gene encoding uncharacterized protein LOC130893210 isoform X2, which codes for MLWRWLVIGLVIVWGSGGQVIDTNNVDLSTVDVKKLSTRTYGTDLLLLENTYRDQSTYKFEDFFWTGSGDGPEDESNWDFEENQSTIYKTKTVVTTVFIESSNSSSKTNTTKCSIDCTTSSRVPESEIKPTPTYTNYSDIDSSEEDFFDADRQFWLLTVLKSDGKDPVIVELKNSLAKLYKTAFQRQQEKHLGIRNGRAKRQTNGKLVNVYIHQVNRTDLNTIEVLYHVSLDGKPVSAVIAANDMHLLTDEEVRKELGYPFLIKAEPYLKPSEPQGLSGAKNTWMVIGISIAVFLVFLLTLAFILGCSKKKKRVGTPTSIGVENRQHIFERGVSRDNKGFVGDVKKQSPTYIRYSNDTTRNVTTGSRPGSSISSVSTSSGSLDISPLMAIKKQRRTPPKKPPRPKAALNRTAPMGIRKFPMEVFDSDSSRKDSPDTDFGGNFEPGVVSPKSYLSMPSVKSFPRGSIPEPLNKVLEPVSIHHLDIPDDDFKDQDDEIYKKFGLTRHGSLGAVEDPGVIGPIVWTMHKEKMNHGVSVDEGINDINTSTNLTKMRKRFHDLLDDTFSLFGSRRTSPVEQKRFDVTSRATTEIKSRSAVDRSTDDLKAPPPKPRPRTTDPRKVDQPPTGPKGAWSSTAPSPLVRPLSAGIINPYPRVNVDHVLAEGKFSPNDPALSLIATLKSEIERISLPGSTTDLNR
- the LOC130893210 gene encoding uncharacterized protein LOC130893210 isoform X1 gives rise to the protein MLWRWLVIGLVIVWGSGGQVIDTNNVDLSTVDVKKLSTRTYGTDLLLLENTYRDQSTYKFEDFFWTGSGDGPEDESNWDFEENQSTIYKTKTVVTTVFIESSNSVNNESSKTNTTKCSIDCTTSSRVPESEIKPTPTYTNYSDIDSSEEDFFDADRQFWLLTVLKSDGKDPVIVELKNSLAKLYKTAFQRQQEKHLGIRNGRAKRQTNGKLVNVYIHQVNRTDLNTIEVLYHVSLDGKPVSAVIAANDMHLLTDEEVRKELGYPFLIKAEPYLKPSEPQGLSGAKNTWMVIGISIAVFLVFLLTLAFILGCSKKKKRVGTPTSIGVENRQHIFERGVSRDNKGFVGDVKKQSPTYIRYSNDTTRNVTTGSRPGSSISSVSTSSGSLDISPLMAIKKQRRTPPKKPPRPKAALNRTAPMGIRKFPMEVFDSDSSRKDSPDTDFGGNFEPGVVSPKSYLSMPSVKSFPRGSIPEPLNKVLEPVSIHHLDIPDDDFKDQDDEIYKKFGLTRHGSLGAVEDPGVIGPIVWTMHKEKMNHGVSVDEGINDINTSTNLTKMRKRFHDLLDDTFSLFGSRRTSPVEQKRFDVTSRATTEIKSRSAVDRSTDDLKAPPPKPRPRTTDPRKVDQPPTGPKGAWSSTAPSPLVRPLSAGIINPYPRVNVDHVLAEGKFSPNDPALSLIATLKSEIERISLPGSTTDLNR